The following proteins are co-located in the Camelina sativa cultivar DH55 chromosome 12, Cs, whole genome shotgun sequence genome:
- the LOC104730580 gene encoding membrane protein of ER body-like protein isoform X2 yields the protein MGSAAELTDPTTGTEKHHPVQVEADDVEDEQVVDLERKTFHHGKGLLDTSVDSSTTFTTNTNTSTSSSSSSSSFSGDVTTEETPDFRSNGDGDHTGLDNLEKETEIGVHEEHNNSNENNCIVFFDEEHGSESAAGAETDASESQTADHLNGEKKLLGSENGSASEDNKRSREIEEVQDGDLSKDRDAADQPAGNVVEEELDIEDVEDYDVENVLDKQETHDLYCPNCDSCITKRVVLKRRKRKMRHELVVDPKRVRGPQSSDPILLHSEDNLPSLGGGENPPAHESFIFKCLSCFTIFSSTGVASKPIPPHEGVQGLTTQPKPQEKATGDSNWFSSIFGFNQKESAVQQGGALPSVPDANRPRGNLTGSTANNPSKAPTLVQGDAATSIQVGNSYDTSKVVNNGATVGDGQKFLAPLAEEQTQKKIDNDGSSPADGNHTSEKGRLSPIQPSHGMSILNTVTNGPDGFRVETTFHEEGAPLLFEGQDTSDTRKPDSGPTTVTGVMDTGDRGVSAGPANPEIDVTPGNLLEEGSLREPLMRRGVVGGLKVEILKSIVYGGLIEAITSLGVISSAAGSGATMLNILVLGLANLFGGLILIIHNLQELREEEPIRTTIEDNQTNVREEEEGRYKQLLGRRDNFTLHASVAIISFIIVGILPPLVYYFSFSEKHNKEYKVVSVFGASLLCIVTLAVAKAHVKYPRGSYLKSILGYATIAVSVSGISYEVGNFLSQLLEKHGWSDGSETHMGQMMLSSLMGRKAGFGYSSTY from the exons ATGGGATCCGCCGCCGAACTCACTGATCCCACAACCGGGACAGAGAAGCACCATCCCGTACAAGTTGAAGCAGATGACGTAGAAGACGAACAAGTTGTTGATTTGGAAAGGAAGACATTTCATCATGGTAAGGGTCTTCTTGATACTAGTGTTGACAGTAGTACTACTTTCACCACTAACACCAACACCAGTaccagctcctcctcctcttcttctagCTTTTCCGGTGATGTTACTACTGAGGAGACTCCAGATTTTCGCAGCAACGGCGACGGTGACCATACCGGACTGGACAATTTGGAGAAAGAAACTGAAATTGGGGTTCACGAGGAACATAACAACAGCAACGAGAACAATTGCATCGTCTTCTTCGACGAAGAACATG GTTCTGAGTCAGCTGCTGGTGCAGAAACTGATGCTAGTGAGTCCCAAACTGCTGACCACTTGAATGGGGAGAAGAAGCTGTTAGGATCTGAAAACGGTTCAGCTTCTGAGGATAACAAAAGATCTCGTGAAATCGAAGAAGTACAAGATGGTGACCTCTCTAAAGACCGTGATGCTGCTGATCAACCTGCTGGTAATGTGGTAGAGGAGGAGCTGGACATCGAAGATGTTGAAGATTATGATGTGGAGAATGTGCTAGATAAGCAAGAGACGCATGATTTGTACTGTCCAAACTGCGACTCTTGCATCACCAAAAGGGTTGtcctcaaaagaagaaaacggaAGATGCGTCATGAGCTTGTGGTAGATCCAAAACGCGTGAGAGGGCCTCAATCCAGTGACCCTATTCTTCTTCATTCGGAAGACAATTTGCCATCTCTGGGTGGTGGTGAAAACCCCCCTGCACAtgaatcatttattttcaaGTGCTTGTCATGTTTCACCATATTTAGTTCCACAG GAGTGGCTTCAAAGCCGATTCCTCCCCATGAAGGTGTCCAAGGGTTAACGACTCAGCCAAAACCTCAAGAGAAAGCTACAGGCGATTCCAATTGGTTCAGTTCAATTTTTGGCTTTAACCAAAAAGAGTCAGCTGTTCAGCAAG GTGGGGCATTGCCTAGCGTCCCAGATGCTAATCGGCCGCGTGGTAACCTGACAGGCTCTACTGCAAATAACCCTTCAAAAGCCCCAACTCTTGTTCAGGGTGATGCAGCCACATCGATTCAAG TTGGAAACTCATACGATACAAGCAAAGTTGTCAACAATGGAGCAACTGTTGGAGACGGACAGAAGTTTCTGGCTCCTTTGGCGGAggagcaaacacagaaaaagatTGACAATGATGGTTCTAGTCCTGCAGACGGGAACCACACATCAGAGAAAGGACGTCTCTCCCCGATTCAACCATCTCATGGCATGAGTATATTAAACACAGTGACTAATGGACCAGACGGATTTAGAGTAGAAACCACATTTCATGAAGAAGGTGCCCCTCTTCTGTTTGAAGGACAAGACACTTCTGACACAAGAAAACCAGATTCTGGTCCGACCACAGTCACAG GTGTAATGGACACGGGTGACAGAGGAGTTAGTGCCGGTCCAGCAAATCCTGAAATTGATGTTACACCAGGGAATTTGCTGGAAGAAGGGTCTCTAAGGGAACCGTTAATGAGACGAGGAGTTGTTGGAGGACTTAAAGTGGAAATCTTGAAAAGCATTGTATACGGAGGTCTAATAGAAGCCATCACGAGCCTTGGTGTTATATCATCTGCCGCTGGTTCTGGTGCAACAATGT TGAACATATTGGTCCTGGGGCTTGCAAACTTGTTTGGGGGACTTATTCTCATTATTCATAAT CTCCAAGAGCTTAGAGAGGAGGAACccataagaacaacaatagaagATAACCAGACTAACgttcgagaagaagaagaaggtcggTATAAGCAACTCCTTGGACGAAGAGATAATTTCACACTTCACGCATCAGTGGCAATCATATCCTTCATAATCGTTGGAATACTCCCTCCTCTAGTCTACTATTTCTCATTCAGCgaaaaacacaacaaagaatACAAAGTGGTATCAGTATTCGGGGCATCTCTATTGTGCATCGTCACGCTGGCCGTAGCCAAAGCTCATGTGAAGTACCCTAGAGGCAGCTACCTGAAGAGCATTCTAGGGTACGCGACAATTGCTGTATCGGTGTCAGGGATATCTTACGAAGTTGGTAACTTCTTGTCGCAGTTGCTTGAGAAACATGGATGGTCTGATGGATCTGAAACACATATGGGACAGATGATGCTTTCGTCACTTATGGGAAGAAAAGCCGGCTTCGGATATTCATCAACCtactga
- the LOC104730580 gene encoding membrane protein of ER body-like protein isoform X3 produces the protein MGSAAELTDPTTGTEKHHPVQVEADDVEDEQVVDLERKTFHHGKGLLDTSVDSSTTFTTNTNTSTSSSSSSSSFSGDVTTEETPDFRSNGDGDHTGLDNLEKETEIGVHEEHNNSNENNCIVFFDEEHGIWKCRHCDWTYKEGSLLCFDTKGSESAAGAETDASESQTADHLNGEKKLLGSENGSASEDNKRSREIEEVQDGDLSKDRDAADQPAGNVVEEELDIEDVEDYDVENVLDKQETHDLYCPNCDSCITKRVVLKRRKRKMRHELVVDPKRVRGPQSSDPILLHSEDNLPSLGGGENPPAHESFIFKCLSCFTIFSSTGVASKPIPPHEGVQGLTTQPKPQEKATGDSNWFSSIFGFNQKESAVQQGGALPSVPDANRPRGNLTGSTANNPSKAPTLVQGDAATSIQGRDTPTVQVGNSYDTSKVVNNGATVGDGQKFLAPLAEEQTQKKIDNDGSSPADGNHTSEKGRLSPIQPSHGMSILNTVTNGPDGFRVETTFHEEGAPLLFEGQDTSDTRKPDSGPTTVTGVMDTGDRGVSAGPANPEIDVTPGNLLEEGSLREPLMRRGVVGGLKVEILKSIVYGGLIEAITSLGVISSAAGSGATMLNILVLGLANLFGGLILIIHNLQELREEEPIRTTIEDNQTNVREEEEGRYKQLLGRRDNFTLHASVAIISFIIVGILPPLVYYFSFSEKHNKEYKVVSVFGASLLCIVTLAVAKAHVKYPRGSYLKSILGYATIAVSVSGISYEVGNFLSQLLEKHGWSDGSETHMGQMMLSSLMGRKAGFGYSSTY, from the exons ATGGGATCCGCCGCCGAACTCACTGATCCCACAACCGGGACAGAGAAGCACCATCCCGTACAAGTTGAAGCAGATGACGTAGAAGACGAACAAGTTGTTGATTTGGAAAGGAAGACATTTCATCATGGTAAGGGTCTTCTTGATACTAGTGTTGACAGTAGTACTACTTTCACCACTAACACCAACACCAGTaccagctcctcctcctcttcttctagCTTTTCCGGTGATGTTACTACTGAGGAGACTCCAGATTTTCGCAGCAACGGCGACGGTGACCATACCGGACTGGACAATTTGGAGAAAGAAACTGAAATTGGGGTTCACGAGGAACATAACAACAGCAACGAGAACAATTGCATCGTCTTCTTCGACGAAGAACATG GAATTTGGAAATGTCGTCACTGCGATTGGACCTACAAAGAGGGatctttgttgtgttttgaCACCAAAG GTTCTGAGTCAGCTGCTGGTGCAGAAACTGATGCTAGTGAGTCCCAAACTGCTGACCACTTGAATGGGGAGAAGAAGCTGTTAGGATCTGAAAACGGTTCAGCTTCTGAGGATAACAAAAGATCTCGTGAAATCGAAGAAGTACAAGATGGTGACCTCTCTAAAGACCGTGATGCTGCTGATCAACCTGCTGGTAATGTGGTAGAGGAGGAGCTGGACATCGAAGATGTTGAAGATTATGATGTGGAGAATGTGCTAGATAAGCAAGAGACGCATGATTTGTACTGTCCAAACTGCGACTCTTGCATCACCAAAAGGGTTGtcctcaaaagaagaaaacggaAGATGCGTCATGAGCTTGTGGTAGATCCAAAACGCGTGAGAGGGCCTCAATCCAGTGACCCTATTCTTCTTCATTCGGAAGACAATTTGCCATCTCTGGGTGGTGGTGAAAACCCCCCTGCACAtgaatcatttattttcaaGTGCTTGTCATGTTTCACCATATTTAGTTCCACAG GAGTGGCTTCAAAGCCGATTCCTCCCCATGAAGGTGTCCAAGGGTTAACGACTCAGCCAAAACCTCAAGAGAAAGCTACAGGCGATTCCAATTGGTTCAGTTCAATTTTTGGCTTTAACCAAAAAGAGTCAGCTGTTCAGCAAG GTGGGGCATTGCCTAGCGTCCCAGATGCTAATCGGCCGCGTGGTAACCTGACAGGCTCTACTGCAAATAACCCTTCAAAAGCCCCAACTCTTGTTCAGGGTGATGCAGCCACATCGATTCAAGGTAGGGACACCCCTACAGTTCAAG TTGGAAACTCATACGATACAAGCAAAGTTGTCAACAATGGAGCAACTGTTGGAGACGGACAGAAGTTTCTGGCTCCTTTGGCGGAggagcaaacacagaaaaagatTGACAATGATGGTTCTAGTCCTGCAGACGGGAACCACACATCAGAGAAAGGACGTCTCTCCCCGATTCAACCATCTCATGGCATGAGTATATTAAACACAGTGACTAATGGACCAGACGGATTTAGAGTAGAAACCACATTTCATGAAGAAGGTGCCCCTCTTCTGTTTGAAGGACAAGACACTTCTGACACAAGAAAACCAGATTCTGGTCCGACCACAGTCACAG GTGTAATGGACACGGGTGACAGAGGAGTTAGTGCCGGTCCAGCAAATCCTGAAATTGATGTTACACCAGGGAATTTGCTGGAAGAAGGGTCTCTAAGGGAACCGTTAATGAGACGAGGAGTTGTTGGAGGACTTAAAGTGGAAATCTTGAAAAGCATTGTATACGGAGGTCTAATAGAAGCCATCACGAGCCTTGGTGTTATATCATCTGCCGCTGGTTCTGGTGCAACAATGT TGAACATATTGGTCCTGGGGCTTGCAAACTTGTTTGGGGGACTTATTCTCATTATTCATAAT CTCCAAGAGCTTAGAGAGGAGGAACccataagaacaacaatagaagATAACCAGACTAACgttcgagaagaagaagaaggtcggTATAAGCAACTCCTTGGACGAAGAGATAATTTCACACTTCACGCATCAGTGGCAATCATATCCTTCATAATCGTTGGAATACTCCCTCCTCTAGTCTACTATTTCTCATTCAGCgaaaaacacaacaaagaatACAAAGTGGTATCAGTATTCGGGGCATCTCTATTGTGCATCGTCACGCTGGCCGTAGCCAAAGCTCATGTGAAGTACCCTAGAGGCAGCTACCTGAAGAGCATTCTAGGGTACGCGACAATTGCTGTATCGGTGTCAGGGATATCTTACGAAGTTGGTAACTTCTTGTCGCAGTTGCTTGAGAAACATGGATGGTCTGATGGATCTGAAACACATATGGGACAGATGATGCTTTCGTCACTTATGGGAAGAAAAGCCGGCTTCGGATATTCATCAACCtactga
- the LOC104730583 gene encoding phytolongin Phyl2.1-like, with protein MITNPRMLLYTCIAKGTVILAEFVSKEEEPGIEDLALRCIENVPPHHSMISHTVRKRTYALIIDGIFSYFAILDEAVTKSESLWLFHRLKSVTESLMEDGSTADSLVNHPSRHCLQSKLEPVFVEITTNKDLELEFVGSSPPRTREINNNQSLDSSSRGRKGGGAFMPLLGKPLRVLKNKKRLHTDEVNLNEKKMDSLGIGGNKGVRNGLMIHHHHDHHHRQKAKQIWKKHVWVVLMFDLCICLVLFCIWLWVCQGFQCILQG; from the coding sequence ATGATTACGAATCCACGTATGTTGTTATACACGTGCATTGCGAAAGGAACAGTGATTCTCGCAGAGTTCgtttcaaaagaagaagagccagGAATCGAAGATCTAGCTTTGAGATGCATCGAGAACGTACCTCCACACCATTCGATGATCTCTCACACAGTACGCAAGAGAACTTACGCTTTGATCATCGATGGAATTTTTTCGTATTTCGCCATCTTAGACGAGGCGGTTACGAAATCTGAGTCTCTCTGGCTCTTCCATCGTTTGAAATCGGTTACGGAGTCTCTTATGGAAGACGGATCCACGGCGGATTCGTTGGTTAATCATCCGAGTCGACACTGTCTCCAATCAAAGCTGGAACCAGTCTTCGTTGAGATCACTACTAATAAGGATTTGGAATTGGAGTTTGTTGGATCTTCTCCTCCTAGAACGAGGGAGATTAATAATAATCAGAGTTTGGATTCTTCGTCTAGAGGTCGAAAAGGTGGTGGTGCGTTTATGCCGCTGTTAGGTAAGCCGTTGAGGgtgttgaagaacaagaagagattgCATACTGATGAGGTGAATTtgaatgagaagaagatggattcaTTAGGAATAGGAGGTAATAAAGGAGTTAGAAATGGGTtgatgattcatcatcatcatgatcatcatcatagaCAAAAGGCGAAACAGATATGGAAGAAACATGTTTGGGTTGTTTTGATGTTTGATCTCTGCATCtgtcttgttctgttttgtatCTGGCTTTGGGTTTGTCAAGGCTTTCAATGCATCCTCCAaggttaa
- the LOC104730582 gene encoding membrane protein of ER body 1-like — protein sequence MEPTKNQAPSPSFPGPGDGVCTNELTNLSPDSPLGSEKDDGVDFSQEQGSETNEPIDTENGSRPVDKKQYSETEDVVRAKDLQTEPDSLDDEVETVIRNQHKYYIYCPCCGKDITKTVKLVKMSDPQPTKDHDTENKAIDSDTENGSTSQDKKTKIPSWFPVFLQPLFPSVYGPNKDKGEKGVDSKSPGTHDNLDINGKEPSIDVSNEKNRPSFPKWLVHVFAWLFLCIITALSVLSTSPPPFVQPHLQLPSMPSLRLSSASVLWLLPTFAVLLLFIVSMRSRFSPRYHKEKGDKSVDSKPTNTTSEEPATTQYHDDQAAKPDQDFDKKTGEQPSKQSVNKETQYDKAPDHNQDIDKGTDNQKSHLTPTSPSTLEQPSKQSFNKEAPQPDTQQKFPDSSEPRKDGNKLEILKSIVYGGLTESITSLCTVTSAAATGASTLNVLALGVANLSSGLLLTVHSLQELINETPRKRTNTDDSGTDRYEEVLGKREYSRRHRLIAISSFIIFGLIPPLVYGFSFRSKLEKRQEYKVLAVYAVSLLCVALLSIAKAYASKRRDYLKTLFRYTTMAMTASGFSQFVGYLVSQWLERSGFCDETPESQRV from the exons ATGGAACCCACCAAGAATCAGGCTCCATCTCCAAGCTTCCCCGGACCCGGAGACGGTGTATGTACCAATGAATTGACCAACCTGTCACCAGACTCACCACTCGGCAGCGAAAAGGACGATGGTGTTGACTTCAGCCAGGAACAAG GATCGGAGACAAATGAACCTATTGACACTGAGAATGGTTCAAGACCCGTAGATAAGAAGCAATACTCTGAAACTGAAGATGTAGTTCGAGCAAAAGATTTACAGACAGAACCTGATTCACTGGATGATGAGGTGGAGACTGTGATCAGGAACCAACATAAGTACTACATTTACTGCCCTTGCTGTGGTAAAGATATCACCAAAACAGTCAAGCTCGTGAAGATGTCAGATCCCCAACCCACAAAAGATCATGATACTGAGAATAAAGCTATTGACAGTGATACTGAGAATGGTTCAACATCCCAAGACAAGAAGACAAAGATTCCATCATGGTTCCCTGTTTTTCTTCAGCCGCTGTTTCCTTCTGTTTACGGTCCCAACAAAGACAAAG GAGAGAAAGGGGTTGATTCAAAGTCACCAGGAACTCACGACAATCTTGATATCAATGGTAAGGAACCGAGCATTGATGTCAGTAATGAGAAAAACAGACCGAGCTTTCCGAAGTGGTTAGTCCATGTTTTTGCTTGGTTGTTCCTCTGTATCATTACAGCTCTCTCTGTCCTTTCGACTTCTCCACCGCCTTTCGTTCAACCACATCTACAATTGCCTTCTATGCCTTCATTGCGGCTGTCTTCTGCTTCTGTGCTTTGGTTACTTCCCACGTTTGCGGTGCTGCTTCTCTTCATTGTTTCAATGAGGTCCCGTTTCAGTCCGAGATATCACAAAGAGAAAG GAGACAAAAGTGTCGATTCCAAGCCTACTAATACCACTAGTGAAGAACCAGCAACAACTCAGTATCACGATGACCAAGCTGCAAAACCTGATCAAGATTTTGACAAGAAAACAG GGGAGCAACCTTCCAAGCAAAGTGTCAATAAGGAAACTCAATATGACAAAGCTCCAGATCATAATCAAGATATTGACAAGGGAACAG ACAACCAAAAAAGTCACCTAACTCCGACATCACCTTCAACACTGGAGCAACCTTCCAAGCAAAGTTTCAATAAGGAAGCACCTCAACCAGATACTCAACAAAAGTTTCCAGATAGTAGTGAACCTCGCAAAGACGGTAATAAACTCGAAATCCTGAAAAGTATAGTGTATGGAGGTCTTACAGAATCCATCACAAGCCTTTGCACAGTAACATCTGCGGCAGCGACTGGTGCTTCAACTC TGAACGTTTTGGCCTTGGGAGTTGCCAATCTGTCAAGCGGTCTTCTTCTCACCGTTCACAGC CTCCAAGAACTAATAAACGAAACACCCAGAAAACGAACCAACACTGATGATTCGGGAACAGATAGGTACGAGGAAGTTCTCGGAAAAAGAGAGTACTCGAGGCGACACAGATTGATCGCAATCTCTTCTTTTATCATCTTCGGCTTGATCCCACCTTTAGTATACGGCTTCTCGTTTCGAAGCAAGCTGGAAAAGAGACAAGAGTACAAGGTTTTAGCTGTTTATGCAGTGTCTCTGCTCTGCGTCGCCTTGCTCTCGATTGCGAAAGCTTATGCGTCGAAGAGACGAGATTATCTCAAGACTCTGTTTCGGTACACGACGATGGCGATGACTGCGTCGGGATTTTCTCAGTTTGTGGGTTACTTGGTTAGTCAGTGGCTTGAGAGAAGCGGGTTTTGCGACGAAACTCCAGAAAGTCAACGAGTTTGA
- the LOC104730580 gene encoding membrane protein of ER body-like protein isoform X1, translating to MGSAAELTDPTTGTEKHHPVQVEADDVEDEQVVDLERKTFHHGKGLLDTSVDSSTTFTTNTNTSTSSSSSSSSFSGDVTTEETPDFRSNGDGDHTGLDNLEKETEIGVHEEHNNSNENNCIVFFDEEHGSESAAGAETDASESQTADHLNGEKKLLGSENGSASEDNKRSREIEEVQDGDLSKDRDAADQPAGNVVEEELDIEDVEDYDVENVLDKQETHDLYCPNCDSCITKRVVLKRRKRKMRHELVVDPKRVRGPQSSDPILLHSEDNLPSLGGGENPPAHESFIFKCLSCFTIFSSTGVASKPIPPHEGVQGLTTQPKPQEKATGDSNWFSSIFGFNQKESAVQQGGALPSVPDANRPRGNLTGSTANNPSKAPTLVQGDAATSIQGRDTPTVQVGNSYDTSKVVNNGATVGDGQKFLAPLAEEQTQKKIDNDGSSPADGNHTSEKGRLSPIQPSHGMSILNTVTNGPDGFRVETTFHEEGAPLLFEGQDTSDTRKPDSGPTTVTGVMDTGDRGVSAGPANPEIDVTPGNLLEEGSLREPLMRRGVVGGLKVEILKSIVYGGLIEAITSLGVISSAAGSGATMLNILVLGLANLFGGLILIIHNLQELREEEPIRTTIEDNQTNVREEEEGRYKQLLGRRDNFTLHASVAIISFIIVGILPPLVYYFSFSEKHNKEYKVVSVFGASLLCIVTLAVAKAHVKYPRGSYLKSILGYATIAVSVSGISYEVGNFLSQLLEKHGWSDGSETHMGQMMLSSLMGRKAGFGYSSTY from the exons ATGGGATCCGCCGCCGAACTCACTGATCCCACAACCGGGACAGAGAAGCACCATCCCGTACAAGTTGAAGCAGATGACGTAGAAGACGAACAAGTTGTTGATTTGGAAAGGAAGACATTTCATCATGGTAAGGGTCTTCTTGATACTAGTGTTGACAGTAGTACTACTTTCACCACTAACACCAACACCAGTaccagctcctcctcctcttcttctagCTTTTCCGGTGATGTTACTACTGAGGAGACTCCAGATTTTCGCAGCAACGGCGACGGTGACCATACCGGACTGGACAATTTGGAGAAAGAAACTGAAATTGGGGTTCACGAGGAACATAACAACAGCAACGAGAACAATTGCATCGTCTTCTTCGACGAAGAACATG GTTCTGAGTCAGCTGCTGGTGCAGAAACTGATGCTAGTGAGTCCCAAACTGCTGACCACTTGAATGGGGAGAAGAAGCTGTTAGGATCTGAAAACGGTTCAGCTTCTGAGGATAACAAAAGATCTCGTGAAATCGAAGAAGTACAAGATGGTGACCTCTCTAAAGACCGTGATGCTGCTGATCAACCTGCTGGTAATGTGGTAGAGGAGGAGCTGGACATCGAAGATGTTGAAGATTATGATGTGGAGAATGTGCTAGATAAGCAAGAGACGCATGATTTGTACTGTCCAAACTGCGACTCTTGCATCACCAAAAGGGTTGtcctcaaaagaagaaaacggaAGATGCGTCATGAGCTTGTGGTAGATCCAAAACGCGTGAGAGGGCCTCAATCCAGTGACCCTATTCTTCTTCATTCGGAAGACAATTTGCCATCTCTGGGTGGTGGTGAAAACCCCCCTGCACAtgaatcatttattttcaaGTGCTTGTCATGTTTCACCATATTTAGTTCCACAG GAGTGGCTTCAAAGCCGATTCCTCCCCATGAAGGTGTCCAAGGGTTAACGACTCAGCCAAAACCTCAAGAGAAAGCTACAGGCGATTCCAATTGGTTCAGTTCAATTTTTGGCTTTAACCAAAAAGAGTCAGCTGTTCAGCAAG GTGGGGCATTGCCTAGCGTCCCAGATGCTAATCGGCCGCGTGGTAACCTGACAGGCTCTACTGCAAATAACCCTTCAAAAGCCCCAACTCTTGTTCAGGGTGATGCAGCCACATCGATTCAAGGTAGGGACACCCCTACAGTTCAAG TTGGAAACTCATACGATACAAGCAAAGTTGTCAACAATGGAGCAACTGTTGGAGACGGACAGAAGTTTCTGGCTCCTTTGGCGGAggagcaaacacagaaaaagatTGACAATGATGGTTCTAGTCCTGCAGACGGGAACCACACATCAGAGAAAGGACGTCTCTCCCCGATTCAACCATCTCATGGCATGAGTATATTAAACACAGTGACTAATGGACCAGACGGATTTAGAGTAGAAACCACATTTCATGAAGAAGGTGCCCCTCTTCTGTTTGAAGGACAAGACACTTCTGACACAAGAAAACCAGATTCTGGTCCGACCACAGTCACAG GTGTAATGGACACGGGTGACAGAGGAGTTAGTGCCGGTCCAGCAAATCCTGAAATTGATGTTACACCAGGGAATTTGCTGGAAGAAGGGTCTCTAAGGGAACCGTTAATGAGACGAGGAGTTGTTGGAGGACTTAAAGTGGAAATCTTGAAAAGCATTGTATACGGAGGTCTAATAGAAGCCATCACGAGCCTTGGTGTTATATCATCTGCCGCTGGTTCTGGTGCAACAATGT TGAACATATTGGTCCTGGGGCTTGCAAACTTGTTTGGGGGACTTATTCTCATTATTCATAAT CTCCAAGAGCTTAGAGAGGAGGAACccataagaacaacaatagaagATAACCAGACTAACgttcgagaagaagaagaaggtcggTATAAGCAACTCCTTGGACGAAGAGATAATTTCACACTTCACGCATCAGTGGCAATCATATCCTTCATAATCGTTGGAATACTCCCTCCTCTAGTCTACTATTTCTCATTCAGCgaaaaacacaacaaagaatACAAAGTGGTATCAGTATTCGGGGCATCTCTATTGTGCATCGTCACGCTGGCCGTAGCCAAAGCTCATGTGAAGTACCCTAGAGGCAGCTACCTGAAGAGCATTCTAGGGTACGCGACAATTGCTGTATCGGTGTCAGGGATATCTTACGAAGTTGGTAACTTCTTGTCGCAGTTGCTTGAGAAACATGGATGGTCTGATGGATCTGAAACACATATGGGACAGATGATGCTTTCGTCACTTATGGGAAGAAAAGCCGGCTTCGGATATTCATCAACCtactga
- the LOC104730579 gene encoding E3 ubiquitin-protein ligase SINAT4: METESMECVSSNGNEIHQNGNGHQSYQFSSTKTHAAAAAVVTNIVGPTATAPATSVYELLECPVCTYSMYPPIHQCHNGHTLCSTCKVRVHNRCPTCRQELGDIRCLALEKVAESLELPCKYYNLGCPEIFPYYSKLKHESLCNFRPYSCPYAGSECGIVGDIPFLVAHLRDDHKVDMHAGSTFNHRYVKSNPREVENATWMLTVFHCFGQYFCLHFEAFQLGMGPVYMAFLRFMGDEEDARSYSYSLEVGGSGRKLTWEGTPRSIRDSHRKVRDSNDGLIIQRNMALFFSGGDRKELKLRVTGKIWKEQHSPDSGICMPNLSSS, translated from the exons ATGGAGACAGAGAGTATGGAGTGTGTTTCTTCTAACGGGAATGAGATCCATCAGAACGGAAATGGTCACCAAAGTTATCAGTTTTCTTCGACCAAGACTCACGCCGCCGCTGCCGCCGTTGTTACCAATATTGTTGGTCCGACTGCTACTGCTCCGGCTACTAGCGTCTATGAGCTTCTTGAGTGCCCTGTCTGTACCTACTCTATGTACCCTCCTATCCATCAG tgTCATAATGGACACACGTTGTGCTCGACCTGTAAAGTTAGGGTGCATAACCGATGTCCAACTTGTAGACAAGAACTTGGAGATATTAGATGTTTAGCTCTTGAGAAAGTTGCTGAGTCGCTTGAGCTGCCTTGCAAGTATTACAATCTTGGATGCCCTGAGATATTCCCTTACTACAGCAAACTGAAGCACGAGTCTCTCTGTAACTTTAGACCTTACAGTTGTCCTTATGCTGGTTCAGAGTGTGGTATCGTTGGGGATATCCCTTTCCTTGTTGCCCATCTCAGGGATGATCACAAAGTTGACATGCACGCTGGTTCCACGTTCAATCATCGTTATGTCAAATCCAATCCGCGTGAAGTGGAGAACGCTACTTGGATGTTAACC GTATTCCATTGCTTTGGACAATACTTCTGCCTCCATTTTGAAGCGTTCCAGCTCGGGATGGGTCCGGTATACATGGCATTCTTGAGATTCATGGGGGACGAGGAAGATGCACGGAGCTACAGCTACAGCTTAGAAGTGGGAGGCAGTGGAAGGAAGCTGACATGGGAAGGAACACCAAGAAGCATCAGAGACAGCCACAGGAAAGTAAGAGACAGCAACGACGGTCTCATCATCCAAAGGAACatggctctcttcttctctggcGGAGACAGGAAAGAGCTTAAACTTAGAGTTACTGGTAAAATCTGGAAAGAACAGCACAGTCCAGATTCTGGCATTTGCATGCCAAACCTATCTTCTTCCTGA